The following are encoded in a window of Coriobacteriia bacterium genomic DNA:
- a CDS encoding FAD-dependent oxidoreductase, translating to MKIAVIGAGIGGVSAAWLLSPTHEVDIYEAQPRLGGHTCTIDVDCGAGPFPVDTGFQVFNRRTYPNLTRFFERLGIEATDADMSFSVQVRDAGIEWSGTSLDSVFAQRKNLANPKFLRMLSDVLRLSRDADRLMADPTVAELTLGQLMTREGYSDAFTDWYLIPMGDAIWSTPPGDMLDYPALTFLHFCDNHGLLHIMGKPMWLSVRGGAKRYVEAALSTISGEVFDAEPVEHIRRTATGVTVHTSARTLDYDAVVFATHPPQTRGILGEEMTATEREVLGAFDYWDNDVVIHTDESFMPHNRRAWASWNWFTESSEMDKAALVLTYLFNTLQELPEGTPSVMETLNIDREPAEGSVLARLSFQHPMYSQAAVAAQARLPEIQGVDRIWYAGAWTRFGFHEDGLLSAVRVAEALGAVLPWGEELDASRTRVRAGAPEAMLGQTRKLLPSELPPVAIDEPAPPRGAAPVLEPETEPRL from the coding sequence GTGAAGATTGCGGTCATCGGCGCTGGTATCGGCGGCGTGTCGGCCGCCTGGCTGCTGTCTCCAACTCACGAGGTCGACATCTACGAGGCCCAGCCGCGACTCGGCGGGCACACGTGCACCATCGACGTCGACTGTGGCGCCGGCCCGTTCCCCGTCGACACCGGCTTCCAGGTGTTCAACCGCCGCACGTATCCCAACCTCACACGCTTCTTCGAGCGTCTCGGCATCGAGGCCACCGACGCCGACATGTCCTTCTCCGTGCAGGTTCGCGACGCTGGTATCGAGTGGAGCGGCACGAGCCTCGACAGCGTGTTCGCACAGCGCAAGAACCTCGCAAACCCCAAGTTCCTTCGCATGCTCAGCGACGTCTTGCGGCTTTCGCGTGACGCCGACAGACTGATGGCCGACCCGACGGTCGCCGAGCTGACCCTCGGCCAGCTCATGACGCGTGAAGGCTACAGCGACGCGTTCACCGACTGGTACCTCATTCCGATGGGCGACGCGATCTGGTCGACGCCGCCGGGCGACATGCTGGACTACCCTGCGCTGACGTTCCTGCACTTCTGTGACAACCACGGCCTGCTCCACATCATGGGCAAACCGATGTGGCTCTCGGTCCGCGGCGGGGCGAAGCGCTACGTGGAGGCGGCGCTGAGCACGATCTCCGGCGAGGTGTTTGACGCCGAGCCGGTCGAGCACATTCGTCGCACCGCTACCGGCGTAACCGTGCACACCTCGGCTCGCACACTCGACTACGACGCGGTGGTGTTCGCGACGCATCCACCGCAGACGCGCGGCATTCTCGGCGAGGAGATGACTGCGACAGAGCGCGAGGTGCTCGGCGCGTTCGACTACTGGGACAACGACGTCGTCATCCACACCGACGAGTCGTTCATGCCGCACAACCGGCGCGCGTGGGCCTCTTGGAACTGGTTCACCGAGTCCAGCGAGATGGACAAGGCCGCGCTCGTCCTGACGTATCTGTTCAACACGCTTCAGGAGCTACCGGAGGGCACGCCGAGCGTCATGGAGACGCTCAACATCGACCGCGAGCCCGCCGAGGGGAGCGTTCTTGCCCGGCTCTCCTTCCAGCACCCGATGTACTCGCAGGCTGCAGTGGCGGCGCAAGCTCGGCTGCCCGAGATCCAGGGCGTCGACCGCATCTGGTACGCGGGCGCCTGGACGCGTTTCGGCTTCCACGAGGACGGACTGCTTTCGGCCGTTCGCGTCGCCGAGGCGCTCGGCGCGGTGCTCCCGTGGGGCGAGGAGCTCGACGCAAGCCGCACGCGTGTGCGGGCCGGCGCTCCCGAAGCGATGCTCGGGCAGACCCGCAAGCTACTGCCCAGCGAGCTGCCGCCGGTCGCGATCGACGAGCCCGCACCCCCGCGCGGAGCCGCACCCGTTCTCGAGCCCGAGACCGAGCCTCGGCTGTGA
- a CDS encoding DUF1365 domain-containing protein, translating into MRSRLYTGWVAHERVLPAHNAFRYPVYYLALDLGELGQLDATLLRLSYNHAGAISFWDVDHGPRDGTPLRRWIDALLAQAGIDLTHGHVMLVTFPRVFGARFYPVSFWYCFAADDTPLAVLAEVHNTFHDRHNYLLHNGGKPFDWDARPTMTKAFYVSPFVQRDDVTYEFAFTEPAEQLSVTIRDMVAGSLMLTTSVSLTAEELTDASLLRAVLRHGPISVVALLRIHWQALKLALKRVPFFPHTPPPTEETSI; encoded by the coding sequence GTGAGAAGCCGCCTGTACACCGGCTGGGTCGCCCACGAACGCGTGCTCCCCGCGCACAATGCGTTTCGCTACCCGGTCTACTACTTGGCGCTCGACCTGGGCGAGCTGGGGCAACTCGACGCGACGCTCTTGCGGCTGTCGTACAACCACGCGGGGGCCATCTCGTTTTGGGACGTCGATCACGGCCCTCGCGATGGCACGCCCCTGCGAAGGTGGATTGACGCGCTGCTCGCGCAGGCGGGCATCGATCTGACCCACGGCCACGTTATGCTCGTCACGTTCCCAAGGGTGTTCGGAGCAAGGTTCTACCCAGTGTCGTTCTGGTACTGCTTCGCCGCCGACGACACGCCGCTGGCCGTGCTCGCCGAGGTTCACAACACGTTTCACGACCGGCACAACTACCTGCTCCACAACGGTGGCAAGCCCTTCGACTGGGACGCGCGCCCGACGATGACCAAGGCCTTCTACGTCTCGCCGTTCGTGCAGCGTGACGACGTCACCTACGAGTTCGCCTTCACTGAACCCGCCGAGCAGCTCTCGGTGACGATTCGCGATATGGTGGCCGGCTCGCTGATGCTCACGACATCGGTTTCGCTCACCGCCGAGGAACTCACGGACGCCTCGCTGCTGCGTGCCGTGCTTCGCCACGGGCCTATCAGCGTGGTAGCGCTACTACGAATTCACTGGCAAGCGCTGAAACTCGCGCTGAAGAGGGTACCTTTCTTCCCACACACCCCACCGCCAACCGAGGAGACCTCGATTTGA
- a CDS encoding cyclopropane-fatty-acyl-phospholipid synthase: protein MSQTRTTRPYAVPNPWHAVIAAVLRGIRIGEITVAMPDGREHRFTGKTPGPNASIKVNDGSIARRILTGGDIALAEGYMDGLWDTDDLDAVLDLGLANLSAGWVADIPFALRPIHRAWHRMRDNDPWGGSKRNIAYHYDLGNDFYSLWLDDTMTYSSALLGEESGTVTEEQLESGQRRKWDSILDLIQPGSRDSILEIGCGWGGFAIHAAKAAGCRVTGLTLSQEQADLARARVREEGLDGQVDIRLQDYREVPETFSGIASIEMFEAVGEKWWPTYFGSVKALLEPGGAAGLQVITIAEERFEDYKREPDFLQRHIFPGGMLPSPERFRIAAESAELTMYDPRFFGRDYARTLGAWSERFESVLPQIRALGFDERFVRMWRYYLAYCKAGFDAGNVDVMQVRLES from the coding sequence TTGAGCCAGACCCGCACAACGCGACCGTACGCCGTTCCCAACCCCTGGCATGCGGTCATCGCGGCCGTTCTGCGCGGCATACGCATCGGCGAGATCACGGTGGCGATGCCGGATGGGCGCGAGCATCGCTTCACGGGCAAGACTCCCGGTCCAAACGCCAGCATCAAGGTCAACGACGGCTCCATCGCACGCCGCATCCTCACTGGTGGAGACATCGCACTTGCCGAGGGCTACATGGACGGGCTGTGGGACACCGACGACCTGGACGCCGTGTTGGACCTGGGCCTTGCGAACCTCTCGGCAGGATGGGTCGCTGACATTCCATTCGCGTTGCGACCCATCCATCGCGCGTGGCACCGGATGCGCGACAACGACCCATGGGGCGGCTCGAAGCGAAACATCGCGTATCACTATGACCTCGGCAACGACTTCTACTCGCTGTGGCTCGACGACACGATGACGTACTCTTCGGCGCTCCTGGGCGAGGAGAGCGGAACCGTGACGGAGGAGCAACTCGAGAGCGGTCAGCGACGCAAGTGGGACAGCATCCTGGACCTCATTCAGCCCGGCAGCCGCGACAGCATTCTCGAGATCGGCTGCGGATGGGGCGGCTTCGCGATTCACGCGGCCAAGGCGGCAGGCTGCCGTGTGACTGGACTGACGCTCTCGCAGGAGCAGGCCGATTTGGCTCGGGCCCGCGTGCGCGAGGAGGGACTCGACGGGCAGGTCGACATCAGGCTGCAGGACTACCGAGAGGTCCCGGAGACCTTCAGCGGCATCGCGTCCATCGAGATGTTTGAGGCCGTAGGAGAGAAGTGGTGGCCCACGTACTTCGGGAGCGTCAAGGCGCTTCTCGAACCTGGCGGTGCGGCGGGACTGCAGGTCATCACGATCGCCGAGGAGCGCTTCGAGGACTACAAACGCGAGCCGGACTTCCTGCAGCGCCACATCTTCCCGGGTGGCATGCTGCCGAGTCCCGAGCGGTTCCGTATTGCCGCCGAGTCCGCCGAGCTGACCATGTACGACCCGCGCTTTTTCGGTCGCGACTACGCGCGGACGCTCGGCGCATGGTCCGAGCGCTTCGAGAGCGTGCTGCCGCAAATTCGCGCTCTCGGCTTCGACGAGCGCTTCGTTCGTATGTGGCGCTACTACCTCGCGTACTGCAAGGCTGGATTCGACGCAGGCAACGTCGATGTCATGCAGGTACGCCTTGAGTCGTAG
- a CDS encoding DUF2177 family protein — MSLGKLAALWAICTVVFFALDFAWIATATSRVYKPYLGNLLSDSPNLGVAAVFYLMFVVGVVALAVIPALQEGSVLGALWRGALLGLLAYATYDLTNLATIRDWPWQVSAIDLAWGTSLNAVVAVAGFYAGQWLGMGK, encoded by the coding sequence GTGTCCCTCGGCAAGCTCGCAGCCCTTTGGGCGATCTGCACGGTCGTCTTCTTCGCGCTGGACTTCGCTTGGATCGCCACGGCAACCAGTCGCGTCTACAAGCCCTATCTCGGCAACTTGCTCTCCGACAGCCCCAATCTCGGTGTCGCGGCCGTCTTCTACCTGATGTTCGTGGTCGGCGTGGTCGCGCTGGCCGTAATCCCCGCTCTCCAAGAGGGGAGCGTGCTCGGAGCCCTGTGGCGCGGGGCGCTGTTGGGCCTACTCGCCTACGCGACCTACGACCTGACGAACCTGGCGACCATCCGAGACTGGCCCTGGCAGGTCTCGGCGATCGATCTGGCGTGGGGGACGAGCCTGAACGCTGTCGTCGCTGTCGCCGGTTTCTACGCCGGGCAGTGGCTGGGAATGGGGAAGTAG
- a CDS encoding peptidylprolyl isomerase — protein sequence MARASARHILVPSAEQAEDLKAQIAAGADFAELARQHSSCPSGKSGGELGEFGPGQMVAEFNNVCFNEEVGVVHGPVKTQFGYHLIEVTKRSE from the coding sequence ATGGCCCGAGCTTCCGCCCGACACATTCTGGTCCCCAGCGCCGAGCAGGCCGAGGATCTCAAGGCGCAGATCGCAGCAGGCGCCGACTTCGCCGAGCTTGCTCGCCAGCACTCAAGCTGCCCCTCGGGTAAGAGCGGCGGAGAGTTGGGTGAGTTCGGTCCCGGCCAGATGGTCGCCGAGTTCAACAACGTGTGCTTCAACGAAGAGGTCGGCGTCGTACATGGGCCGGTCAAGACGCAGTTCGGCTACCACCTCATCGAGGTCACGAAGCGCAGCGAGTAG
- a CDS encoding beta-galactosidase trimerization domain-containing protein, whose product MRRVPAVLLACVVFSLFICTASAALATPITIARDGYNPPPIRVAVVHSQTTLDWLNYRGTPSRYVHASKEAAVLSYLKGRGYDVTEIQGDRDLLNSDNLKQYDVIVMPSMYALGKKASESVARYVAAGGGLVSTMSSPRVDPAHAPRRGVKDHMNEWWWNVMKSNAWEWGPLSSVYQAKFVNDGTYTPVFTLKPNPNCSIIASASAILQARGLNGSIAGITIHRDPGVSIEMAQPIKPGVDSQSIADFNILTPSIKRLYGGTYTAALATKYAAGRSVKFYFEIIDYLQNYNTNNYTPLTPSGIHQGEAAGAYLEASILWASSLDNTATARSIDATTHASVSAGSKRVTVRQTVQSTGNAITQGTARFAIYSPSGRLVKSWSKKTSLIRPGQKFTYSFSYPHKLGGGTYSLVAAFDYGYPIATRRASTQAHISRGHSATTQ is encoded by the coding sequence ATGCGTCGTGTTCCCGCAGTTCTCTTGGCATGTGTCGTGTTCTCGCTGTTCATCTGCACGGCCTCAGCCGCGCTCGCTACCCCAATCACAATCGCTCGCGACGGCTACAATCCTCCGCCAATCAGAGTCGCTGTCGTGCACTCGCAAACGACTCTCGACTGGCTGAACTACCGTGGCACTCCCAGTCGCTACGTGCATGCGAGCAAGGAGGCAGCCGTTCTCTCGTACTTGAAGGGACGCGGCTACGACGTCACGGAGATCCAAGGCGACCGGGACCTCCTGAACTCCGACAACCTGAAGCAGTACGACGTCATCGTCATGCCGTCGATGTATGCCCTGGGCAAGAAGGCCTCTGAGTCGGTCGCGCGCTACGTCGCGGCCGGCGGCGGGCTCGTTTCCACGATGAGCTCGCCTCGCGTCGACCCGGCTCACGCACCGCGTCGTGGCGTGAAGGACCACATGAACGAGTGGTGGTGGAACGTGATGAAGTCCAACGCGTGGGAATGGGGCCCGCTCTCCTCCGTCTATCAGGCGAAGTTCGTCAACGACGGCACCTACACGCCGGTCTTCACGCTCAAGCCCAATCCCAACTGCTCGATCATCGCCAGTGCCTCGGCGATTCTGCAGGCTCGCGGATTGAACGGGTCGATAGCGGGCATCACGATCCACCGGGACCCCGGCGTCAGCATTGAGATGGCGCAGCCGATCAAGCCTGGAGTCGACTCTCAGTCTATAGCCGACTTCAACATCCTGACTCCGTCGATCAAGCGGCTTTACGGCGGGACCTACACGGCGGCGTTGGCTACGAAGTACGCAGCCGGCCGGTCCGTGAAGTTCTACTTCGAGATCATCGACTACCTGCAGAACTACAACACGAACAACTACACTCCTCTGACCCCCAGCGGGATTCACCAGGGCGAAGCTGCCGGTGCGTACCTCGAGGCCAGCATCTTGTGGGCCTCGAGCCTCGACAACACGGCCACGGCCCGCTCAATCGACGCGACGACTCACGCGAGTGTGTCGGCTGGCAGCAAGCGCGTCACGGTGCGACAGACGGTGCAGAGCACCGGCAACGCTATCACCCAAGGCACTGCGCGCTTCGCGATCTACTCGCCTTCGGGACGGCTCGTGAAGTCATGGAGCAAGAAGACGAGCCTCATTCGCCCGGGGCAGAAGTTCACGTACTCGTTCTCGTATCCTCACAAGCTGGGTGGAGGAACGTACAGCTTGGTCGCGGCGTTTGACTACGGCTACCCGATCGCCACGAGGCGCGCGTCGACTCAGGCACATATCTCGCGTGGGCACTCGGCCACGACCCAGTAG
- a CDS encoding pitrilysin family protein, translated as MFYRKTVLDNGVTVISEPMDSVRSITLGIWFAVGSRDESAPEAGMSHFMEHMMFKGTPTRSARTISEEFDRIGAELNAFTSKEYTAYYSRFVDEHLEKAFDILADMVVNANLDDPSCISEREVVIEEIARMEDTPDDQIHELFSNALWPEHPIGLPILGSRETVGGFDHLQSVAFRNRHYLTGNAVVAAAGSVDHDALVRLAEDKLGAMANGPRSVRPVAHAVSVPRLTVLHKDTEQAHICYGVSTMNAHHPDRFALSLLDAVLGGGMASRLFQEIREKRGLAYSVYSFSALYQDTGEFAVYAGTRPSNAEEVVGLIRTELDRVASDGVTPDELDRVRQASTGHLVLGMESTRNRMTRLGRNEVTGGEILSADEIMERYDAVTMDDLRRVSAEVLSAEKVLAVIGPFTPEKLEHLVK; from the coding sequence ATGTTCTATCGCAAGACTGTGCTTGATAACGGCGTCACGGTCATCTCCGAGCCTATGGACTCGGTTCGCTCGATCACGCTCGGCATCTGGTTCGCCGTTGGGAGCCGCGACGAGTCGGCCCCCGAGGCCGGCATGTCCCACTTCATGGAGCACATGATGTTCAAGGGCACGCCGACTCGCTCCGCGCGCACGATCTCCGAGGAGTTCGACCGCATCGGCGCGGAACTCAACGCGTTTACGAGCAAGGAGTACACGGCGTACTACAGCCGCTTCGTCGACGAGCACCTCGAGAAGGCCTTCGACATCTTGGCCGACATGGTGGTCAACGCCAATCTCGACGACCCGAGCTGCATCTCCGAGCGCGAAGTGGTAATCGAGGAGATCGCTCGGATGGAGGACACCCCCGACGATCAGATACACGAGCTGTTCAGCAACGCGCTGTGGCCCGAGCATCCCATCGGCCTGCCGATTCTCGGCTCGCGCGAGACGGTGGGCGGCTTCGACCACCTGCAGTCGGTCGCCTTCCGCAACCGCCACTACCTGACCGGCAACGCGGTTGTTGCCGCAGCCGGAAGCGTCGACCACGACGCGCTCGTCAGACTCGCCGAGGACAAGCTCGGCGCCATGGCCAACGGCCCGCGCTCAGTGCGCCCCGTCGCACACGCGGTCAGCGTCCCGCGCCTCACCGTGCTGCACAAGGACACCGAGCAGGCGCACATCTGCTACGGCGTCTCGACCATGAACGCGCATCACCCCGACCGCTTTGCTCTGTCGCTGCTCGATGCAGTGCTCGGCGGTGGAATGGCGTCTCGGCTGTTCCAGGAGATCCGCGAGAAGCGCGGGCTGGCGTACTCGGTCTACAGCTTCTCGGCGCTGTACCAGGACACCGGCGAGTTCGCCGTCTATGCAGGCACGCGCCCGAGCAACGCCGAGGAGGTCGTGGGCCTCATCCGCACTGAACTCGACCGCGTGGCCAGCGATGGAGTAACGCCCGACGAGCTCGACCGCGTTCGCCAGGCGTCGACGGGCCACCTCGTGCTCGGCATGGAGTCCACCCGCAATCGCATGACGCGCCTTGGCCGCAACGAGGTCACCGGCGGCGAGATCCTCTCGGCTGACGAGATCATGGAGCGTTACGACGCGGTGACGATGGACGACCTGCGCCGCGTCTCTGCCGAGGTCCTCTCCGCCGAGAAGGTGCTGGCCGTCATCGGCCCGTTCACGCCCGAGAAGCTCGAGCACCTCGTCAAGTAG
- the dapB gene encoding 4-hydroxy-tetrahydrodipicolinate reductase produces MIRVLVSGAAGKVGSEVVRAVADAYDMEVVAAVDPGISGCLVPTASGEHVECRADLAMAIEGTRPDVMVDFTHPTVVEGNLRVALAAGVDCVVGTTGLSEQKLAELAALAPAGTTLFFAPNFAIGAVLMMQFAQQAARFMPYVEVTELHHDKKADSPSGTAIRTARMIAAARGEAPSVPGRETELPGMEGARGAVVDGVHVHSVRLPGLVAHQEVLFGGQGQTLTIRHDSIDRTSFMPGVVLAVREVGARSGLIVGLENLMGE; encoded by the coding sequence ATGATTCGAGTTCTCGTGTCAGGTGCCGCCGGCAAGGTAGGCAGCGAGGTCGTGCGCGCCGTTGCCGACGCATACGACATGGAGGTCGTAGCCGCGGTCGATCCGGGCATCTCCGGCTGCCTCGTGCCGACCGCAAGCGGCGAGCACGTCGAGTGCCGAGCAGATCTCGCGATGGCCATCGAGGGCACAAGACCTGACGTCATGGTCGACTTCACGCATCCCACGGTCGTCGAGGGTAACCTGCGCGTCGCGCTGGCCGCTGGTGTCGACTGCGTAGTGGGTACCACCGGCCTCTCCGAGCAAAAGCTTGCCGAGCTGGCCGCGCTTGCTCCTGCGGGCACGACGCTGTTCTTCGCGCCCAACTTTGCGATCGGCGCGGTGCTCATGATGCAGTTCGCCCAGCAGGCCGCGCGCTTCATGCCCTACGTCGAGGTCACCGAGCTGCATCACGACAAGAAGGCCGACTCCCCGTCAGGTACCGCCATCCGCACGGCTCGCATGATCGCCGCCGCCCGTGGCGAGGCGCCGAGCGTGCCGGGCCGAGAGACCGAGCTGCCGGGCATGGAGGGCGCGCGTGGTGCTGTCGTCGACGGCGTGCACGTGCACTCGGTGCGCCTGCCCGGGCTCGTCGCGCACCAGGAAGTGCTGTTCGGCGGTCAGGGTCAGACGCTAACGATCCGCCACGACTCCATCGACCGCACGAGCTTCATGCCTGGCGTGGTGCTGGCTGTGCGCGAAGTCGGCGCCCGCAGCGGGCTGATCGTGGGCCTCGAGAACCTGATGGGAGAGTAG
- a CDS encoding aspartate kinase, with protein sequence MTERKPIVVMKFGGTSVADATGRAAIAARVQAALELGRAAVVVVSAMGRKGAPYATDTLLDLVDAFPAEPHETDLLASVGEVISAVVVAHELRGAGIPAVAFTGAEAGILTDGVLGDASITEVHPGTLLAAIDEGKVPVVAGFQGIAENGCLTTLGRGGSDTTACALGVALEAEEVGIYTDVDGVMTADPRTCDGAEVLEVISAEELFQMARAGSRVVHTPAAELALSSGVAMRVRNTFSDHEGTLVADIAGYRPTSVATAVSHTTGIARMRVALGAHEGTLGHMAAQTRVYRAMADAGVSLDMFTPIGDALIFTVAEPVLDRAAEVIHGLGLLHQSHRGLSKVTLVGAGMHGVPGVMARMSEYLVTAGVDVYQSADSHTTISVLVPAEQTEVAVRALHDGFALGD encoded by the coding sequence GTGACTGAGCGCAAGCCGATCGTCGTCATGAAGTTCGGCGGGACGTCGGTGGCGGACGCCACGGGGCGCGCCGCAATCGCCGCCCGCGTGCAGGCAGCACTCGAGCTTGGCCGCGCTGCGGTGGTCGTCGTCTCGGCGATGGGGCGCAAGGGCGCGCCGTACGCCACCGACACGCTGCTCGACCTCGTCGATGCATTTCCCGCCGAGCCGCACGAGACAGACCTGCTCGCCAGCGTGGGCGAGGTCATCTCGGCGGTCGTGGTCGCACATGAGCTGCGTGGAGCGGGTATTCCCGCAGTCGCGTTTACCGGCGCCGAGGCTGGCATCCTGACAGACGGCGTCCTGGGCGACGCCTCGATTACCGAGGTCCATCCGGGCACGCTACTGGCCGCCATCGACGAGGGCAAGGTCCCCGTCGTCGCCGGCTTTCAGGGTATCGCCGAGAACGGCTGTCTGACCACGCTGGGCCGCGGCGGCAGCGACACCACCGCATGCGCGCTAGGCGTGGCGCTCGAAGCCGAGGAGGTCGGCATCTACACCGACGTGGACGGAGTGATGACCGCCGACCCGCGAACCTGCGACGGCGCTGAAGTGCTCGAGGTCATCTCGGCAGAAGAACTGTTCCAGATGGCGCGTGCGGGTTCGCGCGTCGTGCACACGCCCGCGGCCGAGCTCGCACTCTCAAGCGGGGTCGCGATGCGCGTGCGCAACACCTTCAGCGACCACGAGGGCACGCTGGTGGCCGACATCGCCGGCTACCGGCCCACGAGTGTGGCTACCGCCGTGAGCCACACGACCGGCATCGCACGGATGCGTGTCGCGTTGGGCGCGCATGAGGGCACGCTGGGGCACATGGCGGCTCAGACCCGCGTCTACCGCGCGATGGCAGATGCTGGCGTGTCGCTGGACATGTTCACGCCAATCGGCGACGCACTGATCTTCACCGTCGCCGAGCCGGTCTTGGACCGCGCTGCCGAGGTCATCCACGGGCTTGGGCTGTTGCACCAGTCGCACCGCGGGCTGTCGAAAGTCACGCTCGTTGGTGCAGGCATGCACGGTGTGCCGGGCGTCATGGCCCGCATGTCCGAGTACCTTGTGACCGCTGGCGTCGACGTCTATCAGTCTGCCGACTCGCACACCACTATCAGCGTCCTGGTCCCCGCCGAGCAGACCGAAGTTGCCGTGCGCGCGCTGCACGATGGCTTCGCGCTGGGCGACTAG
- a CDS encoding dihydrofolate reductase family protein has translation MRPVILYITASLDGFIAEPGGGMGWLDGASSADTDFGYAEFYASIDTMLMGSATYEFLLREADPFPHANREVFVFVSRDLPLAAESVALVRADAAEFVRNVKAREGGTIWLVGGGKLNSSLLDAGLIDEIQLFVQPVVLGGGVPLFASPNTGARLTLETTLQWPLGVVELRYRLAEA, from the coding sequence ATGCGCCCCGTCATTCTCTACATCACCGCGTCCTTGGACGGGTTCATCGCCGAGCCAGGCGGGGGCATGGGTTGGCTCGACGGGGCCTCGTCTGCCGACACCGACTTCGGATACGCGGAGTTCTACGCATCGATCGACACGATGCTCATGGGTAGCGCCACCTACGAGTTCCTGTTGCGCGAGGCCGACCCGTTCCCGCACGCCAACCGCGAGGTCTTCGTCTTCGTCAGCCGAGACCTTCCGCTCGCAGCAGAGAGTGTGGCCCTCGTCCGCGCCGACGCGGCCGAGTTCGTCCGCAATGTGAAGGCCCGCGAGGGCGGTACTATCTGGCTCGTCGGTGGCGGCAAACTCAACTCTTCGCTGCTCGATGCCGGGCTCATCGATGAGATCCAGCTGTTCGTGCAGCCCGTGGTACTCGGCGGGGGAGTGCCGCTCTTCGCCTCGCCTAACACGGGCGCTCGACTAACGCTCGAGACGACCCTTCAGTGGCCGCTCGGAGTCGTTGAGCTGCGGTATCGTCTCGCCGAGGCGTAG